Proteins encoded by one window of Lates calcarifer isolate ASB-BC8 linkage group LG7_1, TLL_Latcal_v3, whole genome shotgun sequence:
- the serpina10a gene encoding serpin peptidase inhibitor, clade A (alpha-1 antiproteinase, antitrypsin), member 10a, which yields MTMTPSTPSVLLLLLHHLLSPVSSQTVDPSVADLTNRNLDFAARLYRAVASRTDDNVFLSPFTLTTGLTALLNATSGPTQDQLLQGLTLTGLDPQTLPDLFQTLRTTILQGGTAMNLQQGVAVFPAQSFQVSSSYLDLVQTKFGGTAQSLAYTSPEQAIDTINRWAQEQTGDQIKELVTNLDPQTQLLLATAASYQARFSPSFNSSLSQEERFYVDRYHIVMVTMMFRADKYFLAYDSSVKAGVLKLLMTDGMAMLVVLPDEDVDVTTVEEEVTAEKIQAWIKQLKKTKLEVLLPRFLLERSYSLKDVLQTLDITQVFQDNADITNMGGAKGPRLSQVFHKSVISVDERGDDITAGGGVSVFSTLPPRLTINRPFIFIVYQQTTGNLLFMGRVVDPTKK from the exons ATGACCATGactccctccaccccctccgtccttctcctcctcctccaccaccttctGAGTCCGGTCTCCTCTCAGACGGTTGACCCATCCGTCGCAGACCTGACCAATAGAAACTTGGACTTCGCTGCCCGGTTGTACCGAGCTGTTGCCAGCCGGACTGACGACAACGTCTTCCTGTCTCCGTTCACACTGACCACCGGACTGACAGCACTGCTGAATGCCACCAGTGGGCCGACCCAGGACCAGCTGCTCCAAGGACTCACCCTGACCGGACTGGACCCGCAGACTCTCCCAG aTCTGTTTCAGACTCTGAGGACCACCATCCTGCAGGGGGGCACAGCCATGAACCTCCAGCAGGGTGTGGCTGTCTTCCCCGCCCAGAGCTTCCAGGTGTCCTCGTCCTACCTGGACCTGGTTCAGACGAAGTTTGGGGGGACCGCTCAAAGTCTGGCCTACACATCACCGGAGCAAGCCATCGACACCATCAACCGCTGGGCCCAGGAGCAGACTGGAGACCAGATCAAGGAGCTGGTGACCAACCTGGACCCCCAGACCCAGCTGCTGCTTGCCACAGCCGCCTCATACCAGG ctcGGTTCAGTCCGTCCTTTAACTCGTCCCTGTCTCAGGAGGAGCGTTTCTACGTGGACAGGTATCACATTGTCATGGTTACCATGATGTTCAGGGCTGATAAATACTTCCTGGCTTACGACAGCTCAGTGAAGGCTGGCGTGCTGAAGCTGCTAATGACAGACGGGATGGCCATGTTGGTCGTGCTGCCCGACGAAGACGTGGACGTCACCACCGTGGAAGAGGAAGTGACAGCGGAGAAGATCCAGGCCTGGATCAAACAGCTGAAGAAGAC GAAGTTGGAGGTGCTGCTTCCTCGCTTCCTGTTGGAACGTTCTTACTCGCTGAAGGACGTCCTCCAAACTCTTGACATCACTCAGGTGTTTCAGGACAATGCTGACATCACCAACATGGGTGGGGCTAAAGGACCCAGACTCTCACAG GTTTTCCATAAATCTGTCATCTCTGTTGACGAGCGCGGTGATGACATCACTGCAGGGGGCGGAGTCAGCGTCTtctccactcttcctcctcgACTGACCATCAACAGACCCTTCATCTTTATCGTGTACCAGCAGACCACAGGCAATCTGCTGTTCATGGGCCGAGTGGTCGACCCCACCAAGAAATAA